The following proteins are encoded in a genomic region of Cyclonatronum proteinivorum:
- a CDS encoding acylneuraminate cytidylyltransferase family protein, with translation MNITALLTGRGNNTLQDKNILPVLGKPLLHYPALAAQKSGFVNHFYVSSDCPKILSAAEEVGYEKIVRPEELARPDSQHIDAIKHALAYMVQEKQEKPDLLVVMLANSVTIKTEWIDACIGYLLEDETLSAAAPVYREMDHHPYRAKKLTAEGLCEPFFDFGDKHISTNRQDLVPCYFFSHNFWVLRVTDFESGKGQQPWTFMGERVKPYIIEEAFDVHDLEDIQKSEEWLKKEGLA, from the coding sequence ATGAATATAACAGCATTATTAACCGGAAGAGGCAACAATACCTTACAAGACAAGAATATTCTGCCTGTTCTGGGGAAACCTTTACTGCACTATCCGGCTTTGGCTGCCCAAAAAAGCGGGTTCGTAAATCACTTTTATGTAAGCAGCGACTGCCCTAAAATCCTTTCTGCAGCGGAAGAAGTTGGGTATGAAAAAATAGTGCGTCCAGAAGAACTCGCACGCCCTGACTCGCAGCACATTGACGCCATAAAGCATGCGCTTGCGTATATGGTGCAAGAGAAGCAGGAAAAGCCTGACCTGCTTGTTGTAATGCTGGCCAACAGCGTGACCATTAAAACAGAATGGATTGACGCCTGTATCGGTTACTTACTGGAAGATGAGACGCTTTCGGCTGCGGCACCGGTTTACCGGGAAATGGATCATCATCCCTATCGGGCCAAAAAACTGACGGCTGAAGGTTTATGTGAACCTTTTTTTGACTTTGGAGATAAGCATATTTCAACGAACCGTCAGGATCTGGTTCCTTGTTACTTTTTCAGTCATAATTTCTGGGTGCTGCGGGTCACCGATTTTGAATCCGGAAAAGGACAACAACCCTGGACCTTCATGGGTGAGCGGGTTAAGCCGTACATTATTGAGGAAGCCTTTGAT
- a CDS encoding HpcH/HpaI aldolase family protein — MHSYSSKIAEFKAKLQADGVFGCFSKTTDSSVIEAIGLSGSDYIIVDMEHGPVTTETLKGHMMALNASEMAGIVRVPSWESPLLEKALDLGAHGVQVSSVTSAEQAKKVIRRMKFYPDGERGVCRFVRAADYAEKDKASYFKEANHSLVILQLEGAEAIRNLASILEVKGIDVLFIGPYDLSQSLGVPGQIQHEKVMQAMRKIVAEASAKGVFTGIFCDQPDQASYWKSLGVKYISYSVDIHLLADTVRNLKDQLFPR, encoded by the coding sequence GTGCACTCCTACAGCAGTAAAATTGCAGAATTCAAAGCTAAGCTTCAGGCAGACGGTGTATTTGGCTGTTTCAGCAAAACAACGGACAGCTCCGTGATTGAAGCAATCGGGCTTTCAGGCAGCGATTATATCATCGTTGATATGGAACATGGACCCGTGACGACCGAAACCTTAAAAGGTCACATGATGGCCCTAAATGCATCCGAAATGGCGGGGATTGTGCGTGTGCCCTCATGGGAGAGTCCGTTGCTTGAAAAAGCACTTGATTTAGGTGCGCATGGGGTTCAGGTCTCATCCGTAACCTCTGCAGAACAGGCTAAGAAAGTCATTCGCCGCATGAAATTCTATCCGGACGGTGAGCGGGGAGTCTGTCGGTTTGTACGTGCCGCTGATTATGCCGAAAAAGATAAAGCAAGCTATTTTAAGGAAGCCAACCATTCGCTGGTTATTCTGCAGCTTGAAGGCGCCGAAGCGATCCGAAATCTTGCTTCTATACTGGAAGTTAAAGGCATTGATGTTTTATTTATAGGGCCTTATGATTTGTCTCAGTCGTTAGGGGTGCCCGGTCAAATACAGCATGAAAAGGTGATGCAGGCCATGCGGAAAATTGTAGCAGAAGCTTCTGCGAAAGGCGTGTTTACCGGCATATTTTGTGATCAGCCGGATCAGGCTTCGTACTGGAAATCGCTTGGTGTAAAATATATTTCGTATTCGGTAGATATTCATTTACTTGCTGACACGGTACGAAACTTAAAAGATCAACTATTTCCCAGGTAA